The Bubalus bubalis isolate 160015118507 breed Murrah chromosome 1, NDDB_SH_1, whole genome shotgun sequence genome includes a region encoding these proteins:
- the ZBED2 gene encoding zinc finger BED domain-containing protein 2, which yields MRREEEEEDGNRMKAKGRLEVKEEEEISEAGEPAAPFAGATPTPMPHNKGTRFSEAWEYFHLAPARAGHHPNQYATCRLCGRQVSRGPGVNVGTTALWKHLKSMHKDELEKSGHGQAGQRQDPRPQGSQLPTGIEGDWARLLEQMGALALWASQREKELLRRERAVEWRERAVERRERALEEVERAILEMRRKVRAEKEACQREKDQSGAAHPFHFV from the coding sequence ATGAGgcgggaagaagaggaagaggacgGAAACAGGATGAAGGCAAAAGGGCGCTTGGaagtgaaggaggaggaggagatcaGTGAGGCGGGAGAACCTGCAGCCCCTTTTGCTGGTGCCACGCCCACCCCGATGCCCCACAACAAGGGGACTCGGTTTTCTGAGGCCTGGGAATATTTCCACTTGGCCCCTGCCCGTGCCGGGCACCACCCCAACCAATATGCCACCTGCCGCCTGTGTGGCAGGCAGGTGAGCCGGGGCCCTGGGGTTAATGTGGGCACCACAGCCCTATGGAAGCATCTGAAAAGCATGCACAAAGACGAGCTGGAGAAGAGTGGCCATGGTCAAGCTGGGCAGCGTCAGGACCCCAGGCCTCAAGGGTCGCAGCTCCCCACGGGTATTGAGGGAGACTGGGCCAGGCTCCTGGAGCAGATGGGGGCCCTGGCTTTATGGGCCAGCCAAAGAGAAAAGGAGCTTCTGAGGAGGGAGAGGGCGGTGGAATGGCGGGAGCGGGCAGTGGAGAGGAGAGAACGAGCCCTGGAGGAGGTGGAAAGGGCCATCCTAGAGATGAGGCGGAAGGTGAGGGCTGAGAAGGAGGCctgccagagagagaaagaccagTCTGGGGCAGCTCAcccctttcattttgtttaa